In Fusobacterium hwasookii, a single window of DNA contains:
- a CDS encoding AAA family ATPase, protein MSKKEDVQRLPAEQLFQEEIDALIKAEKNPIPTGWKMSPKSVLTYICGGKVGKKNIIPKYIGNKRLVEIAISTLVTDRALLLIGEPGTAKSWLSEHLAAAINGNSTRVIQGTAGTTEEQIRYSWNYAMLIAEGPTKEALIPSPIYKAMEDGAIARVEEISRCASEVQDALISLLSEKRLSVPELSIEIPAKKGFSVIATANTRDKGVNEMSAALKRRFNIVVLPSPSTLEAEIDIVRTRVEQLAGNLDLNSKLPEEEVIEKVCTVFRELRQGVTLDGKQKIKPTANVLSTAEAISLLANSMALAGSFGDGEISDYDLAAGLQGAIVKEDSKDGQIWEEYLENIMKKRGSEWLGLYKECKALNKATK, encoded by the coding sequence ATGAGTAAAAAAGAAGATGTACAAAGATTACCAGCAGAGCAACTATTCCAAGAAGAAATAGATGCTTTAATAAAGGCAGAAAAAAATCCTATACCTACTGGTTGGAAAATGTCTCCTAAATCAGTATTAACATATATTTGTGGTGGGAAAGTTGGTAAGAAAAATATAATACCTAAATATATAGGAAATAAAAGATTGGTTGAAATTGCTATTTCAACTTTGGTTACAGATAGAGCTTTACTTTTAATTGGAGAACCAGGGACAGCTAAATCTTGGTTATCTGAACATTTAGCTGCTGCAATAAATGGAAATTCAACAAGAGTTATACAAGGTACAGCTGGAACAACAGAAGAACAAATAAGATATTCTTGGAACTATGCAATGCTTATAGCAGAAGGTCCTACAAAGGAAGCCTTAATACCAAGCCCTATATATAAAGCAATGGAAGATGGAGCTATTGCAAGAGTGGAAGAAATTTCTCGTTGTGCCTCAGAAGTTCAAGATGCTTTAATATCTTTATTATCAGAAAAAAGATTATCTGTTCCTGAATTAAGTATAGAAATTCCTGCTAAAAAAGGTTTCTCTGTTATAGCTACTGCTAATACAAGAGATAAGGGAGTTAATGAAATGTCAGCAGCCTTAAAACGTCGTTTTAATATTGTTGTGTTACCAAGTCCAAGTACTCTTGAAGCAGAAATAGATATTGTTAGAACAAGAGTTGAGCAACTTGCAGGAAACCTAGACTTAAATTCAAAATTACCAGAAGAAGAAGTTATAGAAAAAGTTTGTACAGTGTTTAGAGAACTTAGACAAGGTGTAACACTAGATGGAAAACAAAAAATAAAACCTACTGCAAATGTACTATCAACAGCAGAAGCTATTTCTCTTTTAGCTAATAGTATGGCACTTGCTGGTAGCTTTGGAGATGGAGAAATATCAGACTATGATTTAGCAGCAGGTCTACAAGGAGCTATAGTTAAAGAAGATAGTAAAGATGGACAAATATGGGAAGAATATTTAGAAAATATTATGAAAAAAAGAGGTTCTGAATGGTTGGGACTATATAAAGAATGTAAGGCACTTAATAAAGCTACTAAATAG
- a CDS encoding SWIM zinc finger family protein — MKLDKEKILAMSPNASAVANAKKICSSRSFVKLAHSSDDTFYMGECKGSGKSNYIVSADFVDEENPVIRCTCPSRQFPCKHGLALLFEIADEKTFEECEIPEDILAKREKKEKAKAKKESAEKTEGTEKEKKAPSKVSKAARTKKINKQIEGLDLIKKITSQLLKVGLSTMGTVSLKEYKDIVKQLGDYYLPGPQILFQRLMLEVQQYKEDQDTKHYQQALDCLKKLRAIEKKGRENLKAELEKENLEISDNTLYEDLGGVWKLEQLNDLGLKKENARLIQLAFEVTYDEASKIFTDYGYWIDIDSGEISYTANYRPQSALKYIKQEDSNFSLLTVPTLTYYPGSLNKRIRWTNANFEEREKSSFKKIKTYATDIEQATKIAKNELKNILTDNEVSLLLEFEKIMVVEEEGTKKYILVDKNKKMIELKNNGSKELEKVFYELLPNECLENQVMFVKLFQEDRTIYAKAHSIITDDGIVRLGF; from the coding sequence TTGAAATTAGATAAAGAAAAAATTCTTGCAATGTCTCCAAATGCATCAGCAGTAGCAAATGCAAAAAAGATTTGTAGTAGTAGGTCTTTTGTAAAACTGGCACATTCATCTGATGATACTTTTTATATGGGCGAATGTAAAGGAAGTGGAAAATCAAACTATATAGTTTCAGCAGATTTTGTAGATGAAGAAAATCCAGTTATAAGATGTACTTGTCCAAGTAGACAATTTCCTTGTAAACATGGATTAGCTTTATTATTTGAAATAGCAGATGAAAAAACATTTGAAGAATGTGAAATACCAGAAGATATATTAGCAAAAAGAGAAAAGAAAGAAAAGGCAAAAGCTAAGAAAGAAAGTGCTGAAAAAACAGAAGGAACAGAAAAAGAAAAAAAAGCACCTTCAAAGGTATCTAAAGCAGCCAGAACAAAGAAAATTAATAAACAAATAGAAGGTTTAGATTTAATTAAAAAAATAACATCTCAACTTTTAAAAGTTGGACTTTCAACTATGGGAACAGTTTCTCTTAAAGAATATAAAGATATAGTAAAACAATTAGGAGATTACTATTTACCAGGTCCACAAATCTTATTTCAAAGATTGATGTTAGAAGTTCAACAATATAAAGAAGATCAAGATACAAAACATTATCAACAAGCTTTGGATTGCTTAAAGAAATTAAGAGCAATAGAAAAAAAGGGTAGAGAAAATTTAAAAGCAGAACTTGAAAAAGAAAATCTTGAAATAAGTGATAATACTCTATATGAAGATTTAGGTGGAGTATGGAAGTTAGAACAACTAAATGATTTAGGTTTGAAAAAAGAAAATGCAAGATTAATTCAATTGGCTTTTGAGGTAACTTATGATGAAGCAAGCAAAATATTTACTGACTATGGTTATTGGATAGATATAGATAGTGGAGAAATATCATACACTGCTAATTATAGACCACAATCTGCTTTAAAATATATAAAACAAGAAGATTCTAACTTCTCATTACTAACAGTGCCTACCTTAACTTATTATCCAGGTAGTTTAAATAAGAGAATTAGATGGACAAATGCTAATTTTGAGGAAAGAGAAAAATCTTCTTTTAAAAAGATAAAAACTTATGCCACTGATATAGAACAAGCGACTAAGATTGCTAAAAATGAATTAAAAAATATTTTAACAGATAATGAAGTATCTTTACTTTTAGAATTTGAAAAGATTATGGTTGTTGAAGAAGAAGGAACTAAAAAATATATTTTAGTGGATAAGAATAAAAAAATGATAGAGCTAAAAAATAACGGTTCTAAGGAGCTAGAAAAAGTTTTCTATGAACTTTTACCAAATGAATGTTTAGAAAATCAAGTTATGTTTGTAAAATTATTTCAAGAAGACAGAACTATTTATGCTAAAGCACATAGCATCATAACAGATGATGGAATTGTTCGTTTAGGATTTTAA
- the citF gene encoding citrate lyase subunit alpha, which translates to MKFIKNAVGREIPEYLEGIGELVPFKGVDAIKPTKNKAGAKLRMRIQDEPKLVASLEEAIKKSGLKDGMTISFHHHMRNGDAVVNMVLDLIAKMGIKDLTLAPSSLGTCHEPVIEHIKNGVVTGIQSSGLRAPLGDEISKGILKKPVIIRSHGGRARAVEDGELHIDVAFLAAPSCDEMGNINGRTGKSACGSMGYAKVDAEYADYVIAITDNLVAFPNLPASIDQTLVDSVVVVESIGDPKKIVSGAIRDSENPRDLLIAEYAVKAILASGYFKDGFVYQTGTGGASLSVTKLLKEEMIKQNVKASLGLGGITSQLVNLHEEGLMDALFDTQSFDLDAVRSIGENPKHYEISASFYANPNTPGPAVNNLSFVMLSALEIDTSFNVNVMTKSNGVINEAVGGHQDTAAGAKMSIILAPLMRARIPIIVDKVTTVCTPGEAVDVICTDYGIVVNPRRKDLIENFTKAGLELKTIEEIKNLAEQLTGKPDPIEFTDEIVGIVEYRDGSIIDVIKKVKD; encoded by the coding sequence ATGAAATTTATTAAAAATGCAGTTGGCAGAGAAATTCCTGAATATTTAGAAGGAATTGGAGAATTAGTTCCTTTTAAAGGTGTAGATGCAATAAAACCAACTAAAAATAAAGCTGGTGCAAAATTAAGAATGAGAATTCAAGATGAGCCTAAATTAGTTGCTAGTCTTGAAGAAGCTATTAAGAAATCTGGATTAAAAGATGGAATGACTATATCTTTTCACCACCATATGAGAAATGGGGATGCTGTTGTCAATATGGTTTTAGATTTAATAGCTAAAATGGGGATAAAAGACCTTACATTAGCTCCTAGTTCATTAGGAACTTGTCATGAACCTGTTATAGAACATATAAAAAATGGGGTTGTTACAGGAATACAATCAAGTGGACTTCGTGCTCCATTAGGAGATGAAATTTCAAAAGGTATACTTAAAAAACCTGTTATCATAAGAAGTCATGGTGGAAGAGCAAGAGCTGTTGAAGATGGAGAATTACATATAGATGTTGCTTTTCTTGCTGCTCCTAGTTGTGATGAAATGGGAAATATTAATGGAAGAACTGGAAAAAGTGCTTGTGGATCTATGGGATATGCAAAAGTTGATGCTGAATATGCAGACTATGTAATAGCTATAACAGATAATTTAGTAGCTTTTCCTAACCTACCTGCAAGTATAGACCAAACATTAGTTGACTCTGTTGTGGTTGTAGAAAGCATTGGAGATCCTAAAAAGATAGTTTCAGGAGCAATAAGAGATTCTGAAAACCCAAGAGATTTATTAATTGCAGAATATGCAGTAAAAGCTATTTTAGCTTCTGGATATTTTAAAGATGGTTTTGTTTATCAAACAGGTACTGGTGGAGCAAGTTTATCAGTTACAAAACTTCTAAAAGAAGAAATGATAAAACAAAATGTAAAAGCTTCTTTAGGACTTGGAGGAATTACATCTCAATTAGTTAATTTACATGAAGAAGGATTAATGGATGCTCTATTTGATACTCAATCATTTGACTTAGATGCAGTGAGATCAATAGGAGAAAATCCTAAACATTATGAAATATCAGCATCATTTTATGCAAATCCTAATACACCAGGACCTGCTGTAAATAATCTAAGTTTTGTAATGTTAAGTGCCTTAGAAATAGATACAAGTTTCAATGTAAATGTTATGACTAAATCTAATGGTGTTATAAATGAAGCAGTTGGAGGACACCAAGACACAGCTGCTGGAGCAAAAATGAGTATAATTCTTGCACCACTTATGAGAGCAAGAATCCCAATAATAGTTGATAAGGTTACAACAGTATGTACTCCAGGAGAAGCAGTAGATGTTATCTGTACTGACTATGGAATAGTTGTAAACCCTAGAAGAAAAGACTTAATAGAAAACTTTACTAAAGCAGGTCTTGAATTAAAAACTATTGAAGAAATAAAAAATCTTGCTGAACAATTAACTGGTAAACCTGATCCTATTGAATTTACTGATGAAATTGTTGGTATAGTTGAATATAGAGATGGTTCTATCATAGATGTTATTAAAAAAGTAAAAGATTAG
- the dnaE gene encoding DNA polymerase III subunit alpha, with protein MENNFVHLNLHTEYSLSEGVNSIDSFLARAKELGMTSLAVTDYANMFCAVEFYQKAKKMGIKPIIGLELPIFNKDEQNIFSLTLLAKNYNGYKNLVKLASELYKNNENRELKLNKEILKEHSQDLIALSSSINGEIGKAILTDSSDEKIDKVINEYIKIFSKENFYLEIQANELSETKIINDRFYDLAEFYNLGLVATNNVYYVDRDGYELQDIVICIQSGLKVKEKNTKRAISKELYLKSKDEMKRFLGEKFEKAIENANHIADLCNVEISFGNLQFPYYEVPSEYSGMDEYLKTICHTNIKKLYKEDLTKDILDRLEYELSVIIKMGYSGYFIVVWDFISYAKRRGIPVGPGRGSAAGSLVAYCLGITMIDPIRYNLLFERFLNPERISMPDIDIDICRERRDELIDYVVHKYGRDRVAHIITFGRMKARAAIRDIGRVLDIDLKKIDKLSKLVSPFQALEKTLKENVDVAKLYTTDIELQKVIDLAIRIENTVRHVSTHAAGILITKEDLDRTVPIYLDEKEGVIATQYQMKELEELGLLKIDFLGLKNLSYIQRTIDYIKKYKNVDIDLYKIPLDDKKVFHMLSLGDSTGVFQLESPGIRKIMKRLKPDKFEDIVALLALYRPGPLQSGMVDDFINRKNGKEKIEYPHKNLEIILKETYGVILYQEQVMKIASYMADYSLGEADLLRRAMGKKNFAIMRENREKFIERAVNNGYTVEKSEEIFELIDKFAGYGFNKSHSVAYAMISYWTAYFKVHYPAYYYAAVMTSEISETGDIAYYFNDAKEHGVRIYSPNVNSPSAYFEIKNDGITYSLAAIKNFGLTMAKKIVEDVKLNGKYTTLEDFVYRNKKNGMNKRALEALILSGALDEIKGNRKEKFLSIDKVLDYSSKAPKTDEIQQMNLFGAAAKTIDKFNLAISEDFSLDEKLNKEQGFLGFYLSSHPLDRYKDILTTFAIKKLSEFDLSANQVIKTFGTITSLKKTITKKEEQMAMFNLICYDRSLSCIAFPRVYERYLTELIEKKTVYIEGKIQIDNYKGESTTKLLVDKIIELDKIYEYPAKKLFILIEPEDSYRYSRLKDLINFNKGKTQIVLAIKNKDEKKLQTLNKGIKLSKEFFENLVELMGIDKIKIVM; from the coding sequence ATGGAGAATAATTTTGTTCATTTGAATTTACATACTGAATATAGTTTATCAGAGGGTGTAAATAGCATAGATAGTTTTTTAGCAAGAGCAAAAGAATTAGGAATGACTTCATTGGCAGTAACAGATTATGCCAATATGTTTTGTGCTGTTGAGTTTTATCAAAAAGCTAAAAAAATGGGAATAAAGCCAATTATTGGCTTGGAACTACCTATTTTTAATAAAGATGAGCAAAATATTTTTAGCTTAACTTTACTTGCTAAAAACTATAATGGATATAAGAATTTAGTTAAGTTAGCCTCTGAACTATATAAAAACAATGAAAATAGAGAATTAAAATTAAATAAGGAGATCTTAAAAGAACATAGCCAAGATTTAATTGCACTCTCATCTTCGATAAATGGAGAAATTGGAAAAGCTATTTTAACAGATTCATCAGATGAAAAAATTGATAAGGTAATCAATGAATATATTAAAATATTTTCAAAAGAAAATTTTTATTTAGAAATTCAAGCTAATGAACTTTCCGAAACAAAAATAATAAATGATAGATTTTATGATTTAGCAGAATTCTATAATTTAGGATTAGTGGCAACAAATAATGTGTATTATGTTGATAGAGATGGTTATGAGTTACAAGACATTGTAATCTGTATTCAGTCAGGTTTAAAGGTAAAGGAAAAAAACACAAAAAGAGCTATTTCAAAGGAATTATATCTAAAATCAAAAGATGAAATGAAAAGATTTTTAGGAGAAAAATTTGAAAAAGCTATTGAAAATGCAAATCATATAGCAGATTTATGTAATGTTGAAATAAGTTTTGGAAATTTACAATTTCCATATTATGAAGTTCCAAGTGAATATTCTGGAATGGATGAATATTTAAAAACTATCTGCCATACTAATATTAAAAAATTATATAAAGAAGATTTAACTAAGGATATCTTAGATAGATTAGAGTATGAATTATCAGTTATCATAAAAATGGGTTATTCTGGATATTTTATAGTGGTATGGGACTTTATATCTTATGCAAAAAGAAGAGGAATACCTGTTGGACCTGGTAGAGGTTCAGCAGCTGGAAGTTTAGTTGCCTATTGTTTAGGTATAACTATGATAGACCCTATAAGATATAATTTACTATTTGAAAGATTTTTAAATCCTGAAAGAATATCTATGCCAGATATTGATATAGATATTTGTCGTGAAAGACGGGATGAACTGATAGATTATGTTGTGCATAAATATGGTAGAGATAGGGTTGCACATATAATAACTTTTGGAAGAATGAAAGCTAGAGCTGCAATAAGAGATATTGGTAGAGTTTTAGATATAGATTTAAAGAAGATTGATAAGTTGAGTAAATTGGTTTCTCCATTTCAAGCCTTGGAAAAAACTTTAAAAGAAAATGTTGATGTTGCTAAACTATATACAACAGATATAGAATTACAAAAAGTTATAGACTTAGCAATAAGAATAGAGAATACTGTAAGACATGTGTCTACACATGCAGCAGGTATTCTTATAACAAAAGAGGATTTAGATAGAACTGTTCCAATTTATTTAGATGAGAAAGAAGGAGTTATAGCAACTCAATATCAGATGAAAGAACTTGAAGAGTTGGGGCTTTTAAAGATAGATTTTTTAGGTTTAAAAAATTTATCATATATTCAAAGGACAATAGACTATATTAAGAAATATAAAAATGTTGATATTGATTTATATAAAATTCCACTTGATGATAAAAAAGTTTTTCACATGTTGTCTTTGGGAGATTCAACAGGAGTTTTCCAGCTTGAGTCACCAGGAATAAGAAAGATAATGAAAAGATTGAAGCCTGATAAGTTTGAAGATATAGTAGCCCTATTGGCACTATATAGACCTGGACCTTTACAATCAGGTATGGTTGATGACTTCATAAATCGTAAAAATGGAAAAGAAAAAATCGAATACCCACATAAAAATTTAGAGATAATATTAAAAGAAACCTATGGTGTAATTTTGTATCAAGAGCAGGTTATGAAAATAGCGAGTTATATGGCAGATTATAGTCTTGGTGAAGCAGATTTATTAAGACGGGCTATGGGAAAGAAAAACTTTGCTATTATGAGAGAAAATAGGGAAAAGTTTATTGAAAGAGCAGTAAATAATGGATATACAGTTGAAAAATCAGAAGAAATATTTGAATTGATAGATAAGTTTGCAGGTTATGGTTTCAATAAATCACACTCTGTTGCCTATGCTATGATTTCTTATTGGACTGCATACTTTAAAGTACATTATCCAGCTTATTATTATGCAGCAGTTATGACTTCTGAGATTTCTGAAACAGGTGATATTGCTTATTATTTTAATGATGCAAAAGAACATGGAGTTAGAATTTATTCACCAAATGTAAATTCTCCTAGTGCATATTTTGAGATAAAAAATGATGGAATAACATATTCTCTTGCAGCAATTAAAAATTTTGGTTTAACTATGGCTAAAAAAATTGTTGAAGATGTAAAATTAAATGGTAAGTATACAACTCTTGAAGATTTTGTTTATAGAAATAAAAAAAATGGAATGAATAAAAGAGCTTTAGAAGCCTTAATTTTATCAGGTGCTTTGGACGAGATTAAAGGAAATAGAAAAGAAAAATTTCTATCAATAGATAAGGTACTAGATTATAGTTCAAAAGCACCAAAAACAGATGAAATTCAACAGATGAACCTTTTTGGCGCAGCAGCTAAAACTATAGATAAATTTAATTTGGCTATAAGTGAAGATTTTAGTTTAGATGAAAAATTAAATAAAGAACAAGGATTTTTAGGTTTCTATTTAAGTTCGCATCCACTTGATAGATACAAGGATATACTTACGACATTTGCAATAAAAAAACTTTCTGAATTTGATTTATCAGCAAATCAAGTTATAAAAACTTTTGGAACTATAACAAGTTTAAAAAAAACTATAACCAAAAAAGAAGAACAGATGGCAATGTTTAATCTAATTTGTTATGATAGAAGTCTATCTTGTATAGCTTTTCCTAGGGTATATGAAAGATATTTAACTGAGCTTATAGAAAAGAAAACTGTCTATATTGAAGGAAAGATTCAAATAGATAACTATAAGGGAGAAAGTACAACTAAACTATTAGTAGATAAAATAATAGAATTGGATAAGATTTATGAGTATCCTGCAAAAAAATTATTCATCTTAATAGAGCCAGAAGATAGTTATAGATATAGTAGACTTAAAGACTTAATTAATTTTAATAAAGGAAAAACTCAAATTGTACTTGCTATCAAAAATAAAGATGAAAAAAAATTACAAACATTGAATAAAGGAATAAAGCTTAGTAAAGAGTTTTTTGAAAATTTGGTTGAGCTTATGGGTATAGACAAAATAAAAATTGTAATGTAA
- the citE gene encoding citrate (pro-3S)-lyase subunit beta — MAIRDRLRRTMMFLPGNNPSMITDAHIYKPDSIMIDLEDAVSVNQKDAARFLVSEALKAIDYKTTERVVRVNGLDTPFGADDIRAIVKAGVDGIRLPKTDNPDEIVAVDKLITEVEKEIGKEGETLLMAAIESAAGIMNVKDIALASKRLMGIALGAEDYVTNLKTSRSKHGWELYYAREAIVLAARNAGIYCFDTVYSDVNNIEGFRNEVQFIKDLGFDGKSCIHPKQVRIVHEIYTPTQKEIEKSIRIINGAKEAEAKGSGVISVDGKMVDSPIIMRAQRVLELAKASGIYKED, encoded by the coding sequence ATGGCAATTAGAGATAGATTAAGAAGAACTATGATGTTTTTACCTGGAAACAATCCGTCAATGATTACAGATGCTCATATTTATAAACCAGACTCTATAATGATTGACTTAGAAGATGCAGTAAGTGTAAATCAAAAAGATGCTGCTAGATTTTTAGTTTCTGAAGCATTAAAAGCAATAGATTATAAAACAACTGAAAGAGTTGTAAGAGTAAATGGATTAGATACTCCATTTGGAGCAGATGATATAAGAGCTATTGTAAAAGCTGGAGTTGATGGAATAAGACTTCCTAAGACTGATAATCCAGATGAAATAGTTGCTGTGGATAAACTTATCACAGAAGTTGAAAAAGAAATTGGTAAAGAAGGAGAAACTCTACTTATGGCAGCTATTGAAAGTGCTGCTGGTATCATGAATGTTAAAGACATTGCTCTTGCTAGTAAAAGACTTATGGGAATAGCTCTAGGAGCAGAAGACTATGTTACTAACTTAAAAACTTCAAGAAGTAAACATGGTTGGGAACTATACTATGCAAGAGAAGCTATTGTCCTTGCAGCAAGAAATGCAGGTATTTATTGTTTTGATACTGTTTATTCAGATGTAAACAACATAGAAGGATTTAGAAATGAAGTTCAATTCATTAAAGATTTAGGATTTGATGGAAAATCTTGTATACATCCTAAACAAGTTAGAATAGTTCATGAAATTTATACACCAACTCAAAAAGAAATTGAAAAATCAATTAGAATTATAAATGGTGCTAAAGAAGCCGAAGCTAAAGGTTCAGGAGTTATATCAGTTGATGGTAAAATGGTTGATAGCCCAATTATTATGAGAGCTCAAAGAGTTTTAGAATTAGCAAAAGCTAGTGGGATTTACAAGGAGGACTAA
- a CDS encoding oxaloacetate decarboxylase subunit alpha, translating to MNKIKIMETCLRDGHQSLMATRLTTAEMLPIIEKLDSVGYHSLEMWGGATFDAALRFLNEDPWERLKEIKKRVKNTKLQMLLRGQNLLGYRNYADDIVERFVKKSIQNGIDIVRIFDALNDVRNLQTACEATKKYGGHAQLAMSYTISPVHTIEYYKNLALEMQEIGADSIAIKDMSGILLPEVAYELVKELKSVLRVPVEVHTHATAGLASMTYLRAIEAGADIVDTAISPLSGGTSQPATESLVRTLQGTERETGFDLELLKEIAEYFKPIRAKYLQEGILNPQALMTEPSIVEYQLPGGMLSNFLSQLKMQKAEHKYEDVLREIPRVRADLGYPPLVTPLSQMVGTQAIFNILTGQRYKLVPNEIKNYVRGLYGKSPVPISEEIRKTIIGNEEVFTGRPADKIAPEYDKLVEETRDFARSEEDVLSYALFPQVAKDFLIKKYENE from the coding sequence GTGAATAAGATTAAAATTATGGAAACTTGTCTGAGAGATGGACATCAATCACTTATGGCTACTCGTTTAACTACTGCTGAAATGTTACCAATAATTGAAAAATTAGATAGTGTTGGTTACCACTCGTTAGAAATGTGGGGAGGAGCAACTTTTGATGCTGCACTAAGATTTCTAAATGAGGATCCTTGGGAAAGATTGAAAGAAATTAAAAAGAGAGTTAAAAATACAAAACTTCAAATGCTACTTAGAGGACAAAACCTTTTAGGTTACCGTAATTATGCAGATGATATAGTTGAAAGATTCGTAAAAAAATCTATACAAAATGGAATAGATATAGTTCGTATATTTGATGCTTTAAATGATGTTCGTAACTTACAAACTGCTTGTGAGGCTACAAAAAAATATGGTGGTCATGCTCAACTTGCAATGAGTTACACTATCAGTCCTGTTCATACTATTGAATATTATAAAAATTTAGCTTTAGAAATGCAAGAAATTGGTGCTGATTCTATTGCTATAAAAGATATGTCTGGAATTTTATTACCAGAAGTTGCTTATGAATTAGTAAAAGAATTAAAATCTGTTTTAAGAGTTCCAGTTGAAGTACATACTCATGCTACTGCTGGACTTGCAAGTATGACTTACCTTAGAGCTATTGAAGCTGGAGCAGACATAGTAGATACTGCTATATCTCCATTATCAGGAGGAACTTCTCAACCTGCAACAGAAAGTCTTGTTAGAACTTTACAAGGAACTGAAAGAGAAACTGGTTTTGACTTAGAATTATTAAAGGAAATAGCAGAATATTTTAAACCTATAAGAGCTAAATATTTACAAGAAGGTATTTTAAACCCTCAAGCTCTTATGACTGAACCAAGTATAGTTGAATATCAATTACCTGGTGGAATGTTATCTAACTTCCTTTCTCAATTAAAAATGCAAAAGGCTGAACATAAATATGAAGATGTTTTAAGAGAAATTCCAAGAGTTAGAGCTGACTTAGGATATCCACCATTAGTTACTCCACTTAGCCAAATGGTAGGAACACAAGCTATATTCAATATTTTAACTGGTCAAAGATATAAACTAGTTCCAAACGAAATAAAGAACTATGTAAGAGGACTTTATGGAAAGAGTCCAGTACCTATATCAGAAGAAATTAGAAAAACAATTATAGGAAATGAAGAAGTATTCACTGGAAGACCTGCTGATAAAATAGCTCCTGAATATGATAAATTAGTGGAAGAAACAAGAGACTTTGCAAGAAGTGAAGAAGATGTATTATCTTATGCTCTTTTCCCACAAGTTGCAAAAGATTTCTTAATAAAGAAATATGAAAATGAATAA
- the citG gene encoding triphosphoribosyl-dephospho-CoA synthase CitG, which yields MKMNNKEVAKLAIKALLYEVSISPKAGLVSRLSNGSHKDMNFYTFIDSALSLNNYFSECFVYGQENDFYSPSFFKNLRDLGKKAEREMYQATDGINTHKGTIFSMGIIISVLASYLKEADKIDLKVLSEKIKNMCSPLLEELENINNFSTYGEKAFKNYHLTGARGLALSGYDIVLLDGINKLKEFIKILDFETSCILLLFYYISILDDTNIVNRADFETLKEIQILCKNLYEENSNSLLKEKIKNEMSKLNDIFIEKNISAGGSADLLILTIFIYFIACEEHKNR from the coding sequence ATGAAAATGAATAATAAAGAAGTTGCTAAATTAGCAATAAAAGCTCTTTTATATGAGGTGAGTATAAGCCCAAAAGCTGGGCTTGTAAGTCGCCTTAGTAATGGCTCCCATAAAGATATGAACTTCTATACTTTCATTGATTCAGCACTTTCTTTAAATAATTATTTTTCTGAATGTTTTGTTTATGGGCAAGAAAACGATTTTTATTCTCCTAGTTTTTTTAAAAATTTAAGAGATTTAGGTAAAAAAGCTGAAAGGGAAATGTATCAAGCTACTGATGGAATTAACACTCATAAGGGAACTATTTTCTCAATGGGAATTATAATTTCTGTTCTAGCTAGTTATTTAAAAGAAGCTGATAAAATAGATTTAAAGGTTCTGAGTGAAAAAATTAAAAATATGTGTAGTCCACTTTTAGAGGAATTAGAAAATATAAATAATTTTTCTACTTATGGTGAAAAAGCATTTAAAAACTACCATTTAACTGGTGCAAGAGGATTAGCTCTTTCTGGTTATGATATAGTTTTACTTGATGGAATCAATAAATTAAAAGAATTTATAAAAATTTTAGATTTTGAAACTTCCTGTATTTTACTTTTATTTTATTATATATCTATTTTAGATGATACCAATATAGTAAATAGAGCTGATTTTGAAACTCTAAAAGAAATTCAAATACTGTGTAAAAATCTTTATGAAGAAAATAGCAACTCTTTATTAAAAGAAAAAATAAAAAATGAAATGTCAAAATTAAATGATATTTTTATAGAAAAGAATATAAGTGCTGGTGGCAGTGCTGATTTATTAATTTTAACAATTTTTATATACTTTATAGCATGTGAAGAGCATAAAAATAGATGA
- the citD gene encoding citrate lyase acyl carrier protein, protein MVLKTVGVAGTLESSDAMITVEPANQGGIVIDVSSSVKRQFGRQIEETVLNTIKELGVENANVKVVDKGALNYALIARTKAAVYRAAESHDFKF, encoded by the coding sequence ATGGTTTTAAAAACTGTTGGTGTTGCTGGAACATTAGAATCTAGCGATGCAATGATAACTGTTGAACCTGCCAATCAAGGTGGAATTGTTATTGATGTTTCAAGTTCAGTTAAAAGACAATTTGGGAGACAAATTGAAGAAACTGTACTTAACACTATAAAAGAATTAGGTGTTGAAAATGCTAATGTAAAAGTTGTAGATAAGGGTGCATTAAACTATGCTCTTATAGCTAGAACTAAGGCAGCTGTATATAGAGCTGCTGAATCTCATGATTTTAAATTTTAG